Proteins from a genomic interval of Asterias rubens chromosome 16, eAstRub1.3, whole genome shotgun sequence:
- the LOC117300681 gene encoding uncharacterized protein LOC117300681: MASASKKESVNRNLRSVLITEKAGVALNRLQGEYQALLGETIPFKEFGFPSLEAYLKSIPAVVSIRRGPTGEMMCAAVADETTKHIASLVSRQKGKKSRGRGIRSKPGRSYAHPTYAMSKARPAGKLYTSRFVPKTGRSGRYNTSFKPAAAQQPKPVRYNHTSKPAYTHQTQTVKYNPIRPKETTAPKPLMYTQQARPTASQQSRPTAFQQSRPTASQHSRPTASQQSRPTAGQQSRPTGSQQSRPTAAQQSRPAGYQHSRSTEPQQFRPTAAQESRPTAAQKPTAAEGDTKPLVPTATTQLPNPGPWSGKLGSKKSQQPAKTTTVGTTQSSTWKPADDWSATNGLSSSSKPIHENIHVTIPNDGARQVNSQASKPVHNNIHVTVSNNGYRQTEVSPQKPNGRPGKPSKPEWSSNFEVPPRFKRLVSPTGTINEGFHNTRESSLNSDPSPNYDPTPNFDQSPPSIAQQPSSTSTNNVLSETANETYSWIQTVLGEKPNGLWASALCDRHLKEFGQPLDTDIIEQMNKLSLLEKESIANSDILYPKLTGAPTVTPVTHGRSGQKNNAEHGNQTGNGTPQSCLHGNTSTKPFDHTKPVHSGNLFGANLDIALILRNVCKRQNLPVEFYVDSTKQPGKSAVCVICTAGTDVATAHGLTIGTAKQAAAGEILQQWNVAPSDLGNTPQVSPDECVQSTTDHDYETQLQNEKIMKRLRRFGPADDLKGSENLFLREEHVKGFCSCFGGRGTCPFQIPVSPEDCMERAKAYDEKAQEQNEKLLRRLKRFGPIEDISDEEKLYLRVEHVGGFCSCFSSGHKCPFQIQISQVDGINRSKETVQDEKARLQNEKLMMRLKRFGPTGDLQNHPRGIFSSTRSEDKFCVLNSGKPDHRRATPAVEGKSDFDIHVEEETINHISCSDEVNQRGLSEPTSSATFPLAKTYKSFENPLAPESRRATDQEVRQALKVTFGKTAIYETVKHMGTKEDPLVSVCFMAGAFVGIGRGGTKTEARKAALEDLLKKQGEFLRVKSELQEQAAKGKNAILQESLMDLSLDSDEEKLEVKSEPAATVFDEVLVQDEQVVSVKVEAGSVTGLQTQAYLPPALPQNGQLSPPPNMVDSAEMKPVIGPTRQPSHGRGYTRWQVDPQYRSNSSPRLPEEDTPSEGYSSPTLGVPSSLSEPSSRPPSTVAPGSRPSSADSPSTLGEPCEEGYSSPTSETLGSSSEPSYEGSYSTIDAPGVPSLVLPEEKEWDLYVAYIKSLSDFYAILIGDDYSEQMIIMEEAMRSFYQCSTWVLTEPPEVGVCYAAEFNREWLRVQVTSVEDEQVKCFLLDHGDTESATITSLRPLAEKFLQLPFQVIHCKLSQCEQVAHDDKTALQMFCQLALGKSLLAEVVSRDGDRIEMELFDSSDVSILEQCSTAGI, from the exons ATGGCTTCGGCTTCGAAGAAAGAGAGTGTCAACCGCAATCTACGGTCCGTGTTGATCACGGAAAAGGCAGGAGTTGCACTGAATCGCTTGCAAG GAGAGTATCAAGCATTACTGGGTGAGACCATACCTTTTAAAGAGTTTGGGTTCCCTTCGCTTGAGGCTTATCTGAAGTCCATCCCGGCTGTAGTTTCCATCAGACG GGGTCCAACTGGGGAGATGATGTGTGCGGCGGTTGCTGACGAGACGACCAAGCATATCGCTAGCCTCGTCAGCAGACAGAAAGGCAAGAAGTCCAGAGGG CGAGGGATAAGGTCCAAACCTGGAAGGTCCTATGCTCATCCAACGTACGCCATGTCCAAGGCTCGGCCCGCTGGCAAGCTCTACACCAGTCGCTTTGTGCCTAAAACAGGGAGGTCAGGGAGGTACAACACGTCATTCAAACCGGCAGCAGCACAGCAACCAAAGCCAGTCCGATATAATCACACGTCCAAACCAGCGTACACTCATCAAACACAGACGGTCAAATACAACCCGATCAGACCGAAAGAGACAACAGCACCTAAACCCCTAATGTACACCCAACAGGCTCGACCAACCGCATCCCAACAGTCTAGACCGACAGCATTCCAACAGTCTAGACCAACCGCATCCCAACACTCTAGACCAACCGCATCCCAACAGTCTAGACCCACAGCAGGGCAACAGTCTAGACCGACAGGATCCCAACAGTCTAGACCCACAGCAGCGCAACAGTCTAGACCAGCAGGATACCAACATTCTAGATCGACAGAACCCCAACAGTTCAGACCAACGGCAGCCCAAGAGTCCAGACCGACAGCAGCTCAAAAACCCACAGCCGCCGAAGGAGATACCAAGCCACTTGTACCAACAGCAACTACTCAGCTACCCAACCCTGGTCCCTGGTCTGGTAAACTTGGCTCCAAGAAAAGTCAACAACCTGCCAAAACAACGACAGTAGGCACAACTCAGTCATCGACTTGGAAGCCAGCCGATGACTGGAGTGCTACAAACGGTCTCTCCTCCTCCTCTAAACCAATCCATGAGAACATTCATGTGACCATCCCCAATGATGGGGCTCGCCAAGTGAACAGTCAAGCATCCAAACCCGTTCACAATAACATTCATGTCACCGTCTCCAACAATGGTTATCGTCAAACTGAGGTGTCACCCCAGAAGCCAAATGGGAGACCAGGAAAACCCAGTAAACCGGAGTGGTCGTCTAACTTTGAGGTACCGCCTCGCTTCAAGAGATTAGTGTCCCCAACAGGTACTATAAATGAAG GTTTCCATAATACCCGGGAGTCTTCATTGAACTCTGACCCATCACCAAATTATGACCCAACACCAAACTTTGACCAATCACCACCCAGCATTGCACAGCAACCGTCGTCAACGTCAACAAATAATGTTCTCTCTGAAACAGCCAATGAAACATACAGCTGGATTCAAACT GTACTTGGTGAAAAGCCAAATGGTTTGTGGGCAAGTGCTCTGTGTGACAGGCATCTGAAAGAGTTTGGTCAGCCTCTGGATACTGACATCATCGAGCAAATGAATAAGCTCAGTCTGCTTGAGAAAGAAAg CATCGCCAACAGTGACATCCTGTATCCTAAACTAACTGGAGCCCCAACTGTCACGCCAGTTACACATGGCAGGTCAGGACAGAAAAACAATGCAGAGCACGGGAACCAGACTGGAAACGGAACCCCACAAAG TTGTCTCCATGGAAACACATCAACCAAGCCCTTTGATCACACTAAGCCAGTCCATTCAGGAAACCTCTTTGGAGCAAACCTTGACATTGCGCTCATTCTAAGGAATGTGTGTAAGAGACAAAACTTGCCAGTAGAGTTCTACGTAGACTCCACGAAGCAACCTGGAAAGTCTGCAGTGTGCGTGATCTGCACTGCAGGCACAGATGTTGCCACAGCACATGGGCTAACCATAGGTACCGCTAAGCAAGCTGCAGCGGGTGAAATCCTTCAGCAGTGGAACGTGGCTCCTAGCGACCTAGGCAATACCCCGCAGGTCTCTCCAGATGAGTGCGTCCAAAGTACCACAGACCATGATTATGAAACCcagcttcaaaatgaaaaaatcatgAAGAGGTTGAGAAGGTTTGGTCCAGCAGACGATCTAAAAGGTAGTGAGAATCTGTTCCTAAGAGAGGAGCATGTTAAAGGCTTCTGCAGTTGCTTTGGCGGGCGTGGCACTTGTCCATTTCAGATCCCAGTCTCTCCTGAAGATTGCATGGAAAGAGCCAAAGCCTACGACGAGAAAGCCcaagaacaaaatgaaaaactgTTGAGGAGGCTGAAGAGGTTTGGTCCAATAGAAGATATTTCAGATGAGGAGAAGCTGTACTTGAGAGTTGAGCATGTTGGAGGCTTCTGCAGCTGCTTCAGCAGTGGGCACAAATGCCCATTTCAGATCCAGATCTCTCAGGTGGATGGCATCAACAGAAGCAAAGAGACTGTCCAGGATGAGAAAGCCCGactacaaaatgaaaaactgATGATGAGGTTGAAGAGGTTTGGTCCAACAGGAGATCTGCAAAATCATCCACGTGGCATTTTTTCCTCGACCAGAAGTGAAGACAAATTTTGTGTGTTGAATTCCGGAAAGCCGGACCATCGTAGAGCAACTCCTGCTGTTGAAGGGAAGAGTGactttgacatacatgtagaagaaGAAACCATTAATCATATAAGTTGTTCAGATGAAGTAAATCAACGTGGTCTGTCAGAACCAACGTCAAGTGCCACATTTCCACTCGCCAAAACATACAAATCATTTGAGAATCCATTGGCACCAGAATCTCGGAGAGCAACAGATCAGGAGGTTCGGCAGGCTCTCAAAGTAACATTTGGTAAAACCGCCATCTACGAGACTGTCAAGCACATGGGAACTAAAGAAGACCCACTCGTTAGTGTGTGCTTCATGGCAGGGGCGTTCGTCGGAATCGGGAGGGGCGGCACAAAGACTGAAGCGAGGAAGGCAGCTCTTGAAGATCTGCTCAAGAAGCAGGGAGAGTTCTTACGAGTAAAGAGTGAACTCCAGGAACAGGCGGCGAAGGGAAAGAATGCCATCCTTCAAGAGTCTCTGATGGATTTGAGTCTTGATTCTGACGAGGAGAAGCTAGAGGTAAAATCGGAGCCAGCAGCCACTGTTTTTGATGAAGTACTTGTACAGGATGAACAAGTAGTGAGTGTGAAGGTTGAAGCTGGATCAGTAACTGGACTACAGACACAAGCTTATCTCCCACCAGCACTTCCCCAGAATGGACAGTTGTCACCACCACCCAATATGGTGGACTCTGCTGAAATGAAACCCGTAATTGGTCCAACCAGGCAGCCTTCGCATGGGCGTGGTTACACAAGATGGCAAGTTGATCCTCAGTACAGGTCAAACAG TTCACCCAGATTGCCTGAAGAGGATACGCCCAGTGAGGGGTACAGCTCGCCCACTTTAGGGGTACCTAGTTCCCTCAGTGAGCCTAGCAGTAGACCGCCCTCCACAGTGGCACCCGGTAGCAGACCATCCTCAGCGGATTCACCCAGTACACTCGGGGAACCGTGCGAGGAAGGGTACAGTTCACCTACTTCAGAAACGCTTGGTTCATCCAGCGAGCCCAGCTATGAGGGGAGTTACTCGACCATTGATGCACCCGGTGTGCCCAGTCTGGTGCTACCCGAGGAGAAGGAATGGGATCTGTATGTAGCGTATATCAAGAGTTTGTCGGACTTCTACGCCATTCTTATTGGAGATGACTATTCG GAGCAAATGATAATCATGGAGGAAGCGATGCGATCATTCTACCAGTGCAGTACGTGGGTACTGACTGAGCCACCAGAGGTAGGAGTGTGCTACGCTGCAGAGTTCAACAGGGAATGGCTCCGGGTACAAGTTACGTCAGTAGAGGATGAGCAG GTGAAGTGCTTTTTACTTGACCATGGGGACACTGAGAGTGCAACAATAACCTCCCTCAGACCGCTGGCAGAAAAGTTTCTGCAGCTTCCGTTCCAG GTTATTCATTGTAAGTTATCGCAGTGTGAGCAAGTGGCTCATGATGATAAGACGGCCCTCCAGATGTTTTGCCAACTTGCTCTGGGGAAAAGTCTCCTAGCTGAAGTTGTCTCAAG agATGGTGACCGGATAGAGATGGAGCTTTTTGATAGCTCAGATGTATCCATCCTGGAGCAGTGTTCAACTGCTGGAATATAA
- the LOC117300645 gene encoding gamma-tubulin complex component 5-like — protein sequence MAQTSSLVEEEAKKLIENLTGFTDPSENFQRSFHFALSNFKFHRYLDVDSHKITKKIKGLKQKFEIHSHLDKAESFQKLTDKFLQLPLSEKNNVAKTDAHYSVLSVLCHLSDCPVNADYTETQRVPKQKAGDDFDWGKYLQEGLAPVPNFHDSSSDEWSDEEVLDDSAIQADQSETSPVSSRRLIGHDATGRPISSRGFGEGHCGRSWLERNVVAQYWNGDVDQTIQGSHNATRTASTWRCYEDQCSPYPSTEGKYNLTETHVIRETIWVLMGAEKSFLYQTQGDKFTARTDVQVSHLTPVALHSLTSGLAEICSHVLRLQGFIDTVRAAPMRYIPKASTDDGETRCQTYESLAEALTVILWELRKELTVLEKEIVKQETSMTLSKFASTLDPWTAKLSLLSRVHQTAIGPCQAWSSCVERTWLLLCTLYDVIEREYEQGMTAEQNVLLLLQVWLVTVRPYINFLDRWLSGSPLYDPAQEFVIKRNPEITVKSTDFWQKAFSLHVFINPSNQHGTTQQSHSSVHKSGANQHQQGGGMQGSRGEGVAVPVFLQPVLKEILLAGKCMELLESMGKLPVILNKYHPEKSSIYNDFSSSISTLLHERTLHNAKENKTPTNAKDKVLSSANSKLTAVDKPTITSLLNQLENHGIRDPFMAKNFQDWFSDLEYFGSKPDDAELASWSSLPDFSSAITSQIKPLQLLLHRCLYPLLLAKCNVICRELVNTLRRDYHLMETFASMRKFYLCEAGDTMVDFLSDLFDKLKHGHHDRHWQESLQLNYQLQTAVGPRFPNDADRLTVSFEPASAPSTVAIQPIHALDGLTLYYKVPWPLDIIIDEDAILVYNQVFRFLLQVKRAKYSLDQLSFTSLSHSASQAESSESKPPLRGTQAPSLSPKSQVLSKDQLLHRAYLFRFKLVHFVNAVHSYLMSRILHSTGLEFQSEIDQANDLEEIIEIHANYLNTISERCLLHKKVGLVREAVTKVLNLALVFQRRWDTGLNAFSAESIDKMLREFSNCSTFLLTMLNNINKRGAFPHLEALALSLTQSQDEAKGVKETRQR from the exons ATTGAAGCAGAAGTTTGAGATCCATTCCCACCTTGACAAAGCTGAGTCTTTCCAGAAACTTACAGACAAGTTCCTTCAACTTCCTCTGTCAGAGAAGAACAACGTTGCaaag ACTGACGCCCATTATTCAGTTCTTTCTGTCTTGTGTCATCTTTCTGACTGCCCTGTGAATGCAGACTACACAGAAACTCAACGTGTCCCAAAACAAA AAGCTGGAGATGATTTTGACTGGGGAAAATACCTACAGGAGGGTCTAGCACCAGTGCCTAACTTCCACGATTCATCGTcagat GAGTGGTCTGATGAGGAGGTCCTTGATGACTCTGCGATTCAAGCTGACCAATCAGAAACGAGCCCCGTTTCATCAAGACGTCTGATTGGCCATGATGCCACTGGCCGTCCAATCAGCAGTAGGGGATTCGGAGAGGGGCATTGTGGTAGGAGTTGGCTGGAGAGGAATGTCGTTGCGCAGTATTGGAACGGTGATGTGGACCAGACGATACAGGGGTCCCACAATGCAACGAGGACAGCCAGTACATG GAGATGCTACGAAGATCAGTGTAGTCCCTACCCATCGACTGAAGGCAAGTACAACCTGACAGAGACGCATGTTATCAGAGAGACAATTTG GGTcttaatgggagctgagaaatcCTTCCTGTATCAAACCCAGGGGGATAAATTCACTGCAAGGACTGATGTGCAAGTCTCACATCTCACCCCG GTGGCGCTTCACAGTTTGACCTCTGGGCTTGCAGAGATCTGTTCACACGTTCTACGACTACAAGGATTTATTGACACGGTCCGAGCTGCACCGATGAGATACATTCCTAAGGCCTCAACAG ATGATGGTGAGACAAGATGCCAGACCTATGAGAGCTTAGCCGAGGCCTTGACGGTCATTCTGTGGGAATTACGTAAAGAGCTGACAGTACTGGAAAAGGAAATCGTCAAACAAG AAACAAGCATGACCTTATCCAAGTTTGCCTCTACTCTTGACCCATGGACTGCCAAGCTATCCCTCCTGTCCAGAGTCCATCAGACGGCCATTGGTCCGTGCCAGGCATGGAGCAGCTGTGTAGAGAGGACATGGCTCTTGCTCTGCACGCTTTATGATGTGATTGAACGTGAATATGAACAAGGGATGACCGCTGAACAAAAC GTGTTGTTGTTGCTTCAAGTGTGGCTGGTTACTGTAAGACCCTACATTAACTTCCTAGACCGGTGGCTCTCAGGCTCACCACTGTATGATCCAGCTCAAGAATTCGTCATCAAGAG aaatccAGAAATAACAGTCAAGTCTACAGATTTCTGGCAGAAGGCCTTCAGCCTCCATGTCTTTATCAATCCCTCGAATCAACATGGTACCACTCAGCAGTCCCATTCTAGTGTGCATAAGTCTGGAGCAAACCAACACCAGCAAGGGGGTGGAATGCAGGGGAGCAGAGGGGAGGGTGTGGCTGTCCCTGTGTTCTTACAGCCAGTCTTGAAGGAGATTCTCTTAGCTGGAAAGTGCATGGAGCTTCTGGAGAGTATGGGGAAACTGCCTGTGATTTTGAACAAGTATCATCCTG AGAAAAGCTCCATCTACAACGACTTCTCCTCATCTATTTCGACCCTCCTCCATGAACGGACACTGCACAACGCCAAAGAGAACAAGACACCGACCAACGCCAAAGACAAGGTTTTAAGCTCAGCCAATTCAAAGCTGACTGCCGTTGACAAACCCACCATAACCAGCTTGCTGAATCAGCTTGAAAACCACGGCATAAGAGATCCTTTCATGGCTAAGAACTTCCAAGATTGGTTTTCAGATTTGGAATATTTTGGCTCCAAACCTGATGATGCTGAACTTGCTAG ttgGTCTTCATTACCAGACTTTAGCTCAGCCATCACTAGTCAAATAAAGCCTCTACAATTACTCTTACACCGTTGTCTTTATCCACTGTTACTGGCCAAGTGTAATGTCATCTGCAGGGAGTTGGTTAACACCTTGAGAAGAGACTACCATCTGATGGAGACCTTTGCTTCTATGAGG AAGTTCTACCTGTGCGAGGCCGGTGACACCATGGTTGACTTCCTATCTGACCTGTTTGATAAACTGAAACACGGTCATCATGATAGACACTGGCAGGAATCACTTCAGCTTAATTACCAGCTACAGACGGCAGTGGGCCCAAGATTCCCTAATGATGCTGACAG GTTAACAGTGAGTTTTGAGCCAGCTAGTGCACCCTCTACTGTTGCAATCCAGCCAATCCATGCTCTAGACGGACTGACACTTTACTACAAG GTTCCTTGGCCTCTAGACATCATTATTGACGAGGATGCCATCTTGGTGTACAATCAGGTATTCAGGTTTCTACTACAGGTGAAGAGGGCAAAGTACAGTCTGGACCAACTAAGCTTCACAT CACTGAGTCACTCTGCATCCCAGGCTGAATCCTCAGAGTCTAAACCCCCTCTAAGGGGCACCCAGGCACCCTCACTATCTCCTAAGAGCCAAGTTCTATCTAAGGACCAACTCCTGCACAGGGCATACCTCTTCCGCTTCAAGCTGGTCCACTTTGTCAATGCGGTGCACAGCTACCTTATGTCTAGG ATTCTCCACAGTACCGGTCTTGAGTTCCAGTCCGAAATCGATCAAGCTAATGACCTGGAGGAGATTATTGAGATTCATGCTAACTACCTCAACACCATCTCAGAACGCTGCCTTCTACACAAGAAGGTTGGTCTGGTGCGGGAGGCAGTCACTAAGGTCCTCAATCTAGCACTAGTATTCCAGAGGAGGTGGGATACCGGACTCAATGCATTCAG TGCTGAGAGTATTGACAAGATGTTGAGAGAGTTCAGTAACTGTAGCACATTCCTTCTGACCATGTTGAATAACATCAACAAAAGAGGAGCATTCCCACACT TGGAAGCATTAGCCCTGTCTCTGACCCAGTCACAGGATGAAGCTAAGGGGGTTAAAGAAACGAGGCAGAGATGA